In the Brucella anthropi ATCC 49188 genome, one interval contains:
- a CDS encoding L,D-transpeptidase, which produces MAHYTRMLRFALFASVAVTAVNGTARAGEGSSAVATERPVQLAQLYDPGEEIYHDRRVRVFIDQYGRRVTMDRRGRILSVEDANNYDPNAYDRRVRRAPQPDDNWTLDGPVDGGAPYDGFGNVPEDPNYYPDAPAAPQYGGNRDGQVQRSELPPAGDQYPDNTSTNSASANPGYDGQQDYGQPGYEQPRGVPNPSDMAPAIEMPKGQGAKEKIAAYQILLDRAGASPGVIDGRSGSNVDKAAAAYGELTGKSINPTDEAAVNAELEATGGPAFTEYTITNEDVGRQYVASIPEDYAHKAQLPAMAYTSVTEMLGEKFHIDETYLKEINPGVNFNQPGSIVKIPNLGKPVRTKVARIIADKGRKQVRGYDEAGKLVVAYPSTIGSSDNPSPSGVVQVERIAINPNYTYNPKINFKQGNNDKVLTIPPGPNGPVGTVWIALSKPTYGIHGTPEPSRIGKTSSHGCVRLTNWDAEELAKLVKAGVTVEFTE; this is translated from the coding sequence ATGGCGCATTACACACGCATGCTTCGTTTCGCTTTGTTTGCTTCCGTCGCGGTAACTGCCGTCAACGGTACAGCGCGCGCGGGGGAAGGCAGTTCTGCAGTGGCTACCGAACGCCCGGTACAGCTTGCACAGCTTTATGATCCGGGTGAAGAAATCTATCATGATCGCCGGGTACGGGTCTTTATCGACCAGTATGGCCGCCGCGTTACCATGGATCGTCGCGGGCGTATTCTCAGTGTCGAGGACGCCAATAATTATGACCCGAACGCTTATGACCGTCGGGTTCGCCGCGCACCGCAGCCAGACGACAATTGGACGCTCGATGGTCCAGTCGACGGTGGGGCTCCCTATGACGGTTTCGGCAACGTGCCCGAAGATCCGAACTATTACCCGGACGCTCCGGCAGCACCGCAATATGGCGGCAACCGTGATGGACAGGTGCAACGGTCGGAACTGCCTCCGGCAGGCGATCAATATCCTGACAATACAAGCACCAATTCAGCCAGTGCCAATCCCGGTTATGATGGCCAGCAGGATTATGGCCAGCCGGGTTATGAACAACCAAGGGGTGTTCCCAATCCGAGCGACATGGCTCCGGCAATCGAAATGCCGAAAGGGCAGGGTGCAAAGGAAAAGATCGCAGCCTATCAGATTCTGCTCGACCGCGCCGGTGCATCGCCCGGCGTCATCGACGGTCGTTCGGGCAGCAATGTCGACAAGGCGGCTGCCGCCTATGGCGAGCTGACCGGAAAATCGATCAATCCGACAGACGAAGCGGCGGTCAATGCGGAACTTGAAGCCACAGGTGGCCCAGCCTTCACCGAATACACCATCACCAACGAAGACGTGGGACGGCAATACGTTGCTTCCATCCCGGAAGATTACGCCCACAAGGCGCAGCTTCCGGCGATGGCGTATACCTCGGTCACCGAAATGCTCGGTGAAAAATTTCATATAGACGAGACCTATCTGAAAGAGATCAATCCCGGCGTAAACTTCAATCAGCCGGGTTCGATCGTAAAGATTCCGAACCTCGGCAAGCCTGTCCGGACCAAGGTGGCCCGCATCATCGCCGACAAGGGACGCAAGCAGGTTCGTGGCTATGACGAAGCCGGCAAGCTGGTCGTTGCCTATCCCTCGACCATTGGTTCGTCGGACAATCCGTCACCTTCCGGCGTTGTTCAGGTCGAGCGTATCGCGATCAACCCGAACTACACCTACAATCCGAAGATCAACTTCAAGCAGGGCAATAATGATAAGGTGCTGACCATTCCGCCTGGGCCAAACGGGCCGGTGGGAACAGTCTGGATCGCGCTTTCCAAGCCGACCTACGGCATTCACGGTACGCCCGAGCCATCGAGAATCGGCAAGACGTCAAGCCATGGCTGTGTGCGATTGACCAATTGGGATGCGGAAGAGCTGGCAAAACTGGTGAAAGCTGGCGTAACGGTCGAGTTTACCGAGTAA
- a CDS encoding M23 family metallopeptidase encodes MKEMGPNNLDPGDEPPLSVGGRRRPPDRREVSARWLAGTFLTGVTSCMLIGVALFAALDGREQLATPPEILARNDMPGATDEAAVTKGGRLVSTVSQQKARDRRRFDLSTMQKVGEREVIRTRPFEFVRMALAVDHPTSRKYPAFNALTVFSEGPAAPQPADAGQIYGAKVESEVSLRVVDFPMNSTTFDASSDLTVDEVEKVVRDTGGLLTDGDVQVASLHYVDPARFGGTDSPFALGPALGVKITQENVSVAQRGDDETVGEGFSEELIPFRQTADIKQALEDAGYTGDDAENMADSLAKLMNSPRLKEGSVLRVGTETQDGTDRIVRASIYNRTTHLVTVALNDRGQYIPSDEPEQTPLLQTAFDGNALPTAIRGNLPSVYDGISRAALAYGMSETMREQLVKMLASDVDLQSRLAPSDQIDAFFSLPDDPDKPEADSQLLYVSANFGGTTRKFYRYQAPDGSVDYFNGDGKSAKQFLLRNPVPNGVFRSPFGMRRHPILGYSRMHTGVDWAAPRGTPIIASGNGVVEKAGWTNGYGNQTLIRHANGYVSSYSHQNAIARGVTAGARVRQGQVIGYVGSTGLSTGPHLHYEMIVNGTKVDPLRIRLPDNKALSGKELEAFKQERDRIDTLLNSDDNGTKLASNGSTKS; translated from the coding sequence ATGAAAGAGATGGGGCCGAACAATCTCGATCCGGGTGACGAGCCCCCGCTCAGTGTAGGCGGACGGCGGCGGCCACCAGATCGTCGTGAAGTTTCTGCCCGCTGGCTCGCTGGAACCTTCCTGACCGGCGTTACGTCCTGCATGCTGATCGGCGTTGCATTGTTTGCCGCTCTGGACGGGCGCGAACAGCTGGCGACCCCGCCTGAAATCCTTGCCCGTAACGACATGCCCGGTGCGACCGACGAAGCCGCTGTTACCAAGGGCGGACGTCTTGTCAGCACTGTCTCTCAGCAAAAGGCGCGCGACCGACGCCGTTTCGATCTTTCGACGATGCAGAAAGTGGGTGAACGCGAAGTTATTCGCACGCGACCATTCGAATTTGTCCGCATGGCTCTCGCCGTCGATCACCCGACCAGCCGCAAATATCCTGCTTTCAACGCCCTCACCGTGTTTTCGGAAGGACCTGCGGCACCGCAGCCTGCCGATGCCGGTCAGATTTACGGCGCCAAGGTCGAAAGCGAAGTCAGTCTGCGTGTTGTCGATTTTCCGATGAACAGCACAACATTCGATGCATCCAGCGACCTGACAGTGGATGAGGTCGAGAAGGTTGTGCGGGATACCGGTGGTCTTCTGACCGACGGCGACGTGCAGGTTGCATCGCTCCACTATGTCGATCCTGCTCGTTTCGGCGGCACGGACTCGCCTTTCGCGCTTGGCCCAGCGCTTGGCGTGAAGATTACACAGGAGAATGTCAGTGTCGCACAGCGCGGCGATGACGAGACGGTTGGCGAAGGCTTTTCGGAAGAACTGATTCCTTTCCGCCAGACAGCCGATATCAAGCAGGCGCTCGAAGACGCCGGTTATACCGGCGACGATGCCGAAAACATGGCCGACTCGCTTGCCAAGCTGATGAACTCGCCGCGCCTCAAGGAAGGCAGCGTTTTGCGTGTCGGCACCGAGACGCAGGATGGCACGGACCGTATCGTGCGCGCCAGCATCTATAATCGCACCACGCATCTGGTGACGGTCGCCCTCAACGACAGGGGACAATATATTCCGTCCGACGAACCGGAACAGACCCCGCTTCTGCAGACGGCGTTTGATGGTAATGCCCTGCCGACGGCCATTCGGGGCAATCTGCCGAGTGTTTATGACGGGATCAGCCGGGCCGCGCTCGCTTATGGCATGTCGGAGACGATGCGCGAACAGCTCGTCAAGATGCTCGCAAGCGATGTTGACCTGCAGTCACGGCTTGCGCCGAGTGACCAGATCGACGCATTCTTCTCGCTGCCGGACGATCCCGACAAACCGGAAGCCGATTCGCAGCTTCTTTATGTTTCGGCCAATTTCGGCGGCACGACCCGAAAATTCTATCGCTATCAGGCTCCGGACGGGAGCGTCGACTACTTCAACGGCGACGGCAAAAGCGCGAAACAGTTCCTGCTCCGCAATCCGGTTCCCAATGGTGTCTTCCGCTCACCGTTCGGCATGCGCCGCCACCCGATCCTTGGCTATAGCCGCATGCATACCGGCGTGGACTGGGCCGCACCGCGCGGCACGCCGATCATCGCTTCCGGTAATGGCGTCGTGGAAAAGGCAGGCTGGACCAATGGCTATGGCAACCAGACCCTGATTCGTCATGCCAATGGTTATGTGAGCAGCTACAGCCACCAGAACGCCATCGCCCGCGGCGTTACCGCCGGTGCGCGTGTGCGGCAGGGACAGGTGATCGGTTATGTCGGATCGACGGGTCTTTCGACCGGTCCTCATCTTCACTACGAAATGATCGTGAACGGCACCAAGGTCGATCCGCTGCGCATTCGTCTGCCGGATAACAAGGCGCTTTCGGGCAAGGAGCTCGAAGCCTTCAAGCAGGAACGGGATCGCATCGACACTCTGTTGAACAGTGATGACAACGGCACCAAGCTTGCCTCGAACGGATCAACGAAGAGCTGA
- a CDS encoding helix-turn-helix domain-containing protein, producing MNLDRSALADLNIFVTIVRRKSMKMAAIELGVTTSAISHRMKNRVCPEAWLPMPTK from the coding sequence GTGAACCTCGATCGCTCCGCGCTGGCTGATCTCAACATATTCGTGACAATCGTACGCCGCAAAAGCATGAAAATGGCTGCAATCGAGCTCGGCGTAACAACCTCAGCTATCAGTCATCGTATGAAAAATCGAGTGTGTCCGGAAGCCTGGCTCCCAATGCCCACTAAGTGA
- a CDS encoding GNAT family N-acetyltransferase — MLQLRPMREDEFPTYLGYFIPDYAAEVASSYRLSDVAALDQVKREMASDLPDGVNTTDQILLCLIDPACSPEKLLGYLWYKQDPAKQVAFIMDFYIFPSLQGKGYGKLALTTLEVDLKRQGFQQIKLRVAADNARARHVYDATGFHVTGINMNKSLT, encoded by the coding sequence ATGCTCCAACTAAGACCTATGCGAGAGGATGAGTTCCCGACTTATCTCGGCTATTTCATTCCTGACTACGCAGCGGAGGTTGCATCAAGTTATCGTCTTTCCGACGTAGCCGCTCTTGATCAGGTAAAACGAGAAATGGCTTCGGACTTGCCCGACGGTGTCAATACGACTGACCAGATCTTGCTGTGTTTGATCGACCCTGCCTGCAGTCCGGAAAAGCTTCTCGGCTATCTCTGGTACAAACAGGATCCAGCGAAACAGGTAGCATTCATTATGGACTTTTACATCTTTCCCTCTTTACAGGGGAAGGGATACGGCAAGCTGGCCTTAACAACCCTGGAGGTCGACTTAAAGCGTCAAGGCTTTCAGCAAATCAAGCTCCGCGTCGCCGCTGACAACGCGCGTGCCAGGCATGTTTATGATGCAACGGGATTTCATGTGACGGGTATCAATATGAATAAGTCCCTCACTTAG